From Theileria annulata chromosome 1, complete sequence, *** SEQUENCING IN PROGRESS ***, one genomic window encodes:
- a CDS encoding uncharacterized protein (Tap821d03.p1c.C.cand.24 - score = 9.92): MPTSISTRDSTKKSSFFSINTFKIRKLRIVKNRLVFLISHIKLFNLRRLCLWVRKWFRKNKVFSFLRNCFSKITKLRLFEFILNNDMSELLVDSSLPGANECVPTSTELVLKEPSETDSNSPSELNNKFLFNYTKIIKDLGGDKDTDGTITNSNEDSTSDDLITGCKKSSKTVSFSSKKTPKFLGAYNFNKLRSFTSEFRNDLNDIEEYKDAELEFEEYCEEVKDFVVLDRLNEGKNLGSLLTRLNVNGPDHYLKRFEGLKVDNLNLVLNQLNQLKIHSNALYNFTTCGFQVSQDHLKKLVSLAHNHYIELLSSYALEESGDQENNIKYHNEVIQNDTDPSGSKNSRADIFKLSEILATLLLTSSESGLFKDDPNRVCRILESTLFGKMFEPFAKFSSGRLINSVLFVYSISQLFEKDYDVQMEGIFDRVIQTISIKEIDINLSDLFYLKLSVKFILNRNPGLGKKISKESSSFLSNVVFQNYIKEKELHGLEDVVPLKIKEIDSNIEGGVFSIGPFDFTHVSLPNKNVYISNKPHYYFNSSPKFGKREYLNWMDTFLKINGWNLIHL; the protein is encoded by the exons ATGCCTACTAGTATATCAACAAGGGATTCTACAAAAAAATCGAGttttttttcaataaatactttcaaaattagaaaattaagaatagtaaaaaatagATTAGTCTTTTTAATATCCCATATTaaactttttaatttaagAAGGCTGTGTTTGTGGGTAAGAAAATGGTTTAGGAAGAATAAAGtcttttcatttttaagAAATTGTTTCTCTAAAATAACCAAATTAAGATTGTTTgagtttattttaaataatgatatgTCTGAATTACTAGTTGATAGTTCATTACCTGGTGCCAATGAATGTGTACCGACTTCTACTGAATTAGTATTAAAGGAACCCAGTGAAACCGACTCAAATTCACCCTCcgaattaaataataaatttctttttaattatactaaaattataaaggATTTAGGAGGCGATAAAGACACTGATGGTACTATAACTAACAGCAATGAGGATTCCACTTCAGACGATCTTATAACAGGATGTAAAAAAAGCTCAAAAACAGTATCATTCTCAAGCAAA AAAACTCCCAAGTTTTTAGGGGcatacaattttaataaattaagaaGTTTTACTTCTGAATTTAGAAACGACTTGAATGATATAGAAGAATATAAGGACGCAGAGCTTGAGTTTGAGGAATATTGTGAGGAAGTAAAGGATTTTGTGGTTTTGGACAGACTAAATGAGGGCAAAAATCTAGGTTCGCTTTTGACTCGTCTTAACGTTAATGGACCGGACCACTATTTGAAAAGGTTCGAAGGATTAAAGGTTGATAATTTGAACTTAgttttaaatcaattaaacCAACTTAAAATACACTCGAATGcactatataattttactacTTGCGGATTTCAGGTCAGCCAGGACCACTTAAAAAAACTAGTATCTCTCGCACACAACCACTACATCGAACTACTATCAAGTTATGCTTTGGAGGAATCTGGTGAtcaagaaaataatatcaagTATCATAACGAAGTGATACAAAATGACACTGATCCTAGCGGGTCCAAAAACTCAAGAGCAGATATTTTTAAGTTGAGTGAAATACTTGCCACTCTTCTGTTAACGTCTTCTGAGTCGGGTCTGTTTAAAGATGACCCTAACCGAGTTTGTAGAATTTTGGAGTCTACATTGTTCGGCAAGATGTTCGAGCCTTTTGCTAAGTTTTCTAGCGGGagattaattaattcagTACTATTCGTATATTCAATTTCTCAACTTTTCGAAAAAGACTATGATGTTCAAATGGAAGGAATATTCGACAGAGTCATTCAGACGATTTCAATCAAGgaaattgatataaatttatcagaTTTATTCTATCTCAAATTATCTGtcaaatttatactaaaccgg aaTCCTGGACTAGGCAAAAAAATTTCCAAAGAATCTTCAAGTTTTCTATCCAATGTAGTATTTcaaaattacattaaagAAAAG GAATTACACGGGCTTGAAGATGTTGTGCCTCTAAAGATTAAGGAAATCGATTCTAACATTGAAGGTGGTGTGTTTAGTATAGGGCCCTTTGACTTTACACACGTGTCCCTACCAAACAAG AATGTTTACATCTCAAACAAAcctcattattatttcaactCCAGCCCGAAGTTCGGAAAAAGAGAATACCTAAATTGGATGGACACTTTCCTGAAGATTAATGGTTGGAATCTTATACATTTGTAA
- a CDS encoding orotidine 5'-phosphate decarboxylase, putative (Tap821d03.p1c.C.cand.23 - score = 17.54;~SMART pfam:OMPdecase (PF00215) at aa 60-282, E()7.60e-10) — protein MGFFDKVEARISSNSTILCLGLDPRDEQVEKFSKTAEFERLFQLNVDKKENWYKLDKNSTYVKLKLYCLHILDNTLDHVCCVKPNLAFFLSRLTDGVQVLVELCNYLRELNVPVLLDCKLGDIGTTTEYYKKFVFEELRADSCTVNTLLGSDVLKSFCSDSSNNFVNDLFVLAKCSNESSQEFQSALLKDGTPLYLRVIQQSEKFLENNSCNCKFGYVVGSNCVDEIRRIRESYECYLLVPGIGSQGGDLEQTLRYGLNKNKGGLIVPISRSITDTDVCLKFLIVFQDPNKSAVYYKNLINKYIK, from the exons ATGGGTTTCTTTGATAAGGTAGAGGCGAGAATTAGCTCAAACTCGACCATTCTTTGCCTAGGTTTGGACCCTAGAGACGAACAGGTGGAAAAATTTTCCAAAACTGCAGAATTTGAAAGGCTATTCCAACTTAATGTAgataaaaaagaaaattggtataaacttgataaaaattctaCCTATGTTAAACTTAAACTCTACTGCCTACACATTCTTGACAACACACTAGACCATGTGTGCTGTGTAAAGCCGAATTTGGCCTTTTTCCTATCCAGATTAACTGATGGAGTTCAg GTTTTGGTAGAGTTGTGTAATTATTTAAGGGAATTAAATGTTCCGGTACTGCTGGACTGCAAACTTGGCGACATCGGCACAACGACCGAATACTACAAGAAGTTTGTGTTTGAGGAGCTCAGAGCAGACTCTTGCACTGTGAACACGCTCCTAGGGTCTGATGTTCTCAAATCCTTCTGTTCCGACTCTTccaataattttgtaaatgaCCTTTTCGTGCTCGCCAAATGCTCCAATGAGTCATCACAAGAGTTCCAGTCTGCTCTTTTAAAGGATGGGACCCCTCTTTATTTACGTGTGATTCAACAATCTGAGAAATTCCTAG AGAATAACAGTTGTAACTGTAAGTTTGGCTACGTTGTCGGATCAAACTGCGTTGATGAGATTAGGAGAATTAGGGAAAGCTATGAGTGTTATCTTTTGGTGCCAGGGATAGGATCTCAGGGCGGCGACCTGGAACAAACACTAAGATACG GCCTAAACAAGAACAAGGGAGGCTTAATTGTGCCCATCTCCAGATCAATCACTGATACTGATGTATGCCTAAAGTTTCTCATAGTGTTTCAGGACCCGAATAAAAGCGCTGTATATTACAAGAATCTAATCAACAAGTATATTAAGTAG
- a CDS encoding phosphatidylglycerophosphate synthase, putative (Tap821d03.p1c.cand.92 - score = 56.58) has translation MEEDLVLEYITESKNLSFLYDPKSYYNQLCSMIRNAKETVVISCLYIGTLPLEQDFVNCIFEAKENNPNLVVELLLDKQRSMRKENTGKCILDLIKPLLSQNNVSLRLYHSPLCDPLLNGILKPPYSEILGTLHMKIYVADSVTVISGANCSTPYFTNRMDRYMIINDQLFANLMHTIVKTVGTMAYKTTENLEFVWDSDLINPLDDSFLFKKQIYRRFVTMIKMCNDALEPILMAKVFANISSEQKKSKSSKIFNKLVQRRKSITSSGSGLSSQSVSHENFDFSNRDSFDYYTPRDANENESLEEPCIKESLSGLYSLTPRSYLTLSKNSSINSWRYMNGSAKSGRNLNGVKTMRHNGKHEYCSICNNYTGTVLDDIDHTPYRIMRRYPPMEGFTRFMIFFQLGFTDPPFRQDEELCKDLMIKFRKSGHSLVLATSYLNFTKEYSDLVTYMLNCKSSENMGSFYVLTSSPTANDFHNCSDSKKIIPKLYCHYQNLLLDYVFKRSPRDYKDKEEEENDSFYYEYHNPGYTFHHKGIWAFQGELPKNAKELTFEEFKKNIKGPCAMLIGSSNLSRRSHNKDLEMNILVETNSVSVLDPIKYEIYALFSNATPVQKRNLCNKWCKKVMIYVFHLLLVYVYKFQAETVSLNFKNICFIYFNNTSPETYQLKATSSEIVDFSVIESPSDHIIDERFFNISENPKYNRKNKENLDKLKWATFEARRFTYKLGKFNKKLRKVKNRRKLIYSNFDVDENELKKINIESRDINKSIQTFRALRKSFLNFIRGLRLNNNPEVPYVPVSLRSDKISDKYYQLANKPNLKRSKRIGDNKGVKNKTKIKRDKSGVEKKHKDNENLEFLRLLEEIKARR, from the exons ATGGAGGAAGATCTGGTTTTGGAATACATTACAGAATCCAAAAATCTGTCGTTTTTATACGACCCGAAGTCGTACTACAATCAGTTATGTAGTATGATAAGAAATGCCAAGGAAACTGTAGTGATTTCGTGTTTATATATAGGAACCCTGCCACTGGAGCAAGATTTTGTCAACTGCATATTTGAAGCAAAGGAAAACAACCCAAATTTAGTAGTAGAACTACTCTTGGATAAACAAAGATCTATGAGAAAAGAAAATACAGGAAAATGTATCCTGGATTTAATCAAACCACTGTTGAGTCAAAACAACGTCAGCCTACGACTGTACCACTCACCACTATGTGACCCACTGTTGAACGGTATATTGAAACCACCGTACTCAGAAATATTGGGAACACTACATATGAAGATTTATGTAGCAGATAGCGTTACAGTAATCAGCGGAGCCAACTGCTCAACGCCATATTTCACTAACAGAATGGATAGATATATGATTATTAACGACCAACTGTTCGCGAATTTAATGCATACCATAGTTAAGACAGTAGGGACAATGGCATATAAAACCACAGAGAATTTAGAGTTCGTATGGGATTCTGACCTAATTAACCCACTAGATGACTCATTCCTGTTCAAGAAACAAATCTATAGACGTTTCGTGACGATGATCAAGATGTGCAACGACGCTTTGGAACCCATTTTAATGGCAAAAGTGTTCGCAAACATAAGTTCTGAACAGAAGAAGTCAAAGAGTTCgaaaatttttaacaaGTTGGTTCAACGTAGGAAATCTATAACTTCATCAGGTAGCGGATTAAGCAGCCAGAGTGTATCACAcgaaaattttgatttcTCCAACAGAGACAGCTTTGATTATTATACACCAAGAGATGCAAACGAGAATGAATCTTTGGAGGAGCCTTGTATCAAAGAATCACTCAGCGGCCTGTACTCATTAACGCCAAGATCATACCTGACCCTGTCAAAAAATAGTAGCATTAATAGTTGGAGGTATATGAATGGAAGCGCAAAAAGTGGTAGAAACCTAAATGGAGTTAAAACGATGAGACATAACGGGAAACATGAATACTGCTCAATTTGCAATAACTATACAGGAACAGTACTCGATGATATAGACCATACTCCATATCGCATTATGAGACGTTACCCACCAATGGAAGGTTTCACAAGATTTATGATTTTCTTCCAACTGGGATTCACAGACCCGCCATTCAGACAAGACGAGGAACTGTGCAAAGACCTCATGATCAAGTTTCGTAAATCAGGACATTCATTGGTATTGGCAACGTCATACCTAAATTTTACGAAAGAATACTCAGATTTAGTAACATATATGTTGAATTGTAAAAGCTCAGAAAATATGGGATCCTTTTACGTTTTAACCTCATCGCCAACAGCAAACGATTTCCACAATTGTAGTGATTCAAAGAAAATCATTCCGAAACTTTATTGTCACTATCAGAACCTACTTTTAGATTATGTGTTTAAGAGGAGTCCTAGGGATTACAAAGATaaggaagaagaagaaaatgatTCTTTTTATTACGAGTACCATAACCCAGGATATACATTCCATCACAAAGGAATATGGGCTTTCCAAGGAGAACTACCAAAAAACGCCAAAGAACTTACATTTGAAGAGTTTAAGAAGAATATTAAAGGGCCATGCGCAATGTTAATTGGAAGCTCAAACCTATCTAGAAGGTCACACAACAAGGACCTGGAGATGAATATACTTGTGGAAACTAACTCAGTTAGCGTGTTGGATCCAATCAAATACGAAATCTACGCCTTGTTTTCAAACGCAACTCCAGTCCAAAAAA GAAATTTATGTAACAAATGGTGCAAGAAAGTTATGATTTATGTGTTTCACCTGTTGCTAGTATATGTGTATAAATTTCAGGCGGAAACAGtttctttaaatttcaaaaacatctgttttatttattttaataatactaGTCCCGAGACTTATCAACTGAAAGCAACAAGTAGCGAAATAGTTGATTTCAGTGTTATAGAATCACCTTCTGATCACA TAATTGATGAACGATTTTTCAATATAAGTGAAAACCcaaaatataatagaaaaaataaagaaaatttagaTAAAC TTAAATGGGCAACCTTTGAAGCAAGAAGATTTACATACAAATTGggaaaatttaataaaaaactaagaaag GTCAAGAACAGGAGGAAGcttatatatagtaatttCGATGTCGATGAAAATGAACTAAAGAAGATTAATATCGAATCTAGAGATATAAACAAGTCAATACAGACTTTTAGAGCTCTAAgaaaatcatttttaaattttataagaGGTTTGAGATTAAACAATAATCCAGAAGTGCCGTATGTGCCAGTAAGTCTAAGAAGTGATAAAATTAGTGATAAATACTATCAATTGGCCAATAAACCTAATTTAAAAAGATCTAAACGTATTGGTGACAATAAAGGAGTGAAAAATAAGACTAAAATCAAGAGAGATAAATCAGGTGTAGAAAAAAAACATAAGGACAATGAAAACTTAGAATTCTTGAGATtattagaagaaataaaagCTAGAAGGTAA
- a CDS encoding DEAD-box family helicase, putative (Tap821d03.p1c.cand.93 - score = 158.47;~SMART DEXDc (SM00487) at aa 787-979, E()=2.88e-36; HELICc (SM00490) at aa 1436-1519, E()=1.10e-23), producing the protein MEPPENNKNTTPNCNPNGVTILKWFHKKEDQIGECVKEESQYKENPLLVQENEAKQTQNLEENRENLGNEGSQSKENMGEEEGENRRSKRTAAINQRLLMKKIASHEPNIEDMSQDELKYSDKGVLKKKRMKRENQQLYTSSSDHEEFIRSVSATYAANQQFFGLQWQPQPYFNPQLGFVQQRSLSETSAASYIKYNNSYSLENYVNKPTQEQLEHEEMIMNQLNELKGAEVFNFNEYEYLASKQKKKKKIMINKEHIFIKGLNYIENYFIQNRESLLRKDISELRKLGLDNVQVDPVFLIELGGNYEQFKDEIKDINKLINSLQSKLNELYSEMGKSIPNKINEPSVFSCSSLSPTSSRDKDKHILKFEEILEEMKDFQDLVNDEHKEKRKIYKNLVTNTSKYIIKMEQDLEKNKTERNKQVLLIYRNLSNSIDLFWKKIEKFAWEHLKKDLQQELIKKKKQNLDKFIQDAIKVSINDQDRYILDKKIKTVTTQPQTTQNINHSEPQNHIPKPKNKNQQDKVGSPKPNVSNDEDQVEDEYVLNKDEERMELDDLKLEDEMDSDKEENELNDLQKEAEMPLEELLKMYQNQTDEQSEEPDYDEIEQVTDSDEAQASDRDEAEKVSDSEADRVSELSMSDDPQSPNSDRYESSKPNVSNDEDQVEDEYVLNKDEERMELDDLKLEDEMDSDKEENELNDLQKEAEMPLEELLKMYQNQSDEADVPVPKKKYKYKKDDSNKVEIKTNKTQKDEESSKSKMEKVLTEEQNNRVQVNQEEDDVDIEVPFLIKGVLRPYQKEGLRWLVSLYERNINGILADEMGLGKTLQTICLLAYLACNKGNWGPHIIIVPTSILLNWVMEFNKFCPGFKVLAYYGTPAERAKKRTGWNKPYSFNVLISSYTIVVQDSYILKRRAWEYMILDEAQNIKNFTSKRWQTLLTFNTKFRLLLTGTPLQNSLQELWSLMHFILPNIFTSHTQFNIWFTDPLNQALDNMYSNNPLFTDNELEKKNKEREEMNKNNMELVEKLHAIFRPYLLRRLKKDVEKQMPSKYEHVLKCTLTKRQQVLYDEYIHLYNFSSNKEASKEERLSYRSMLNILIQLRKICNHPDQLKSRDAQIPIEFNINTLQLPYLFQISDKLKHNFDNRNLTNKINNSGKSFLEVCSKRKRTERLIVDKRIKKRRVDLNSQLSFLSLNNLVSSTFDDNKEVLNQNFVTDVDLEKPNNYNHYNGYGINSEKLKSEPQNNSEVTKRNMINKLSREQLLQGQKINLGPMNDNFKARKLTVNQNPSDELSNKMLSQKLLNRQDNILNLNLKNNLEINKIIESYLILILNFLLISVKVVSKPVKLYFSGTQGINYNNKNDWYMNEVKTKLLKRDDKKYYKENKVTVEAVNSNYKLLFPSRRSINDDCGKFKVLGPLLLKLKSEDHRCIIYTQFSKMLDILENWINFMGFTYIRLDGSTKIDMRQKIINRFNENTKIFLFISSTRTGGVGITLTGADTVIFYDTDWNPAIDRQAMDRCHRIGQTKDVNVYRLITEHTVEENIWRKQLQKRKLDDLIVDQGQFDVQHNNWFSNLDTLINIFQNKRDEQDEEDIYGKKILHESNVDETQFQTKGVQNIKMLIEVEDADDSMALKKLKKENENINKQDFETDLINSIPGLVTYCIQFLLKYQTVTLERQVENMKLKIQIEDYQNQQNNEQEEDEDDIYTDYTSSENEELSQEDELSEDSQ; encoded by the exons atggaACCTCCagagaataataaaaatacaacTCCAAACTGTAATCCTAACGGAGTTACCATTCTTAAATGGTTTCACAAAAAGGAAGATCAGATTGGAGAATGTGTAAAGGAAGAATCGCAATATAAGGAAAATCCATTATTGGTACAGGAGAATGAAGCAAAACAAACCCAGAATTTAGAGGAAAATAGAGAAAATTTGGGAAATGAAGGTTCCCAAAGTAAGGAAAACATGGGAGAGGAAGAAGGAGAGAATAGAAGGTCGAAAAGAACAGCAGCAATAAATCAAAGATTGttgatgaaaaaaataGCATCACATGAACCAAATATTGAAGATATGAGCCAAGATGAACTTAAATATTCAGATAAAGGAGTATTGAAAAAGAAAAGAATGAAGAGAGAAAATCAACAGTTATACACTAGTTCTAGCGATCACGAAGAATTTATCAGATCAGTTTCAGCAACATATGCCGCAAACCAACAGTTTTTTGGACTGCAATGGCAACCACAACCTTACTTTAATCCTCAACTTGGGTTTGTACAACAAAGGTCATTATCGGAAACCTCAGCCGCCagttatattaaatataataatagttaTAGCCTAGAAAACTATGTTAACAAACCGACGCAAGAACAATTAGAGCACGAAGAAATGATAATGAATCAATTGAATGAGCTGAAGGGAGCTGAGgtgtttaattttaacgAGTATGAATATTTGGCCTCAAAACAgaagaaaaagaaaaaaataatgataaacaaggaacatatatttataaaagggttaaattatattgaaaattacTTTATTCAAAACAGAGAATCGCTCCTACGAAAAGATATTTCTGAGTTGAGGAAGCTGGGATTGGATAATGTGCAAGTTGATCCAGTGTTCTTAATTGAGTTGGGAGGGAATTATGAGCAATTTAAAGATGAAATTAAGGATATAAACAAGCTAATAAACTCGCTTCAGTCCAAATTAAACGAGTTGTATTCTGAAATGGGTAAATCAATACCAAACAAAATCAACGAGCCTTCAGTTTTTAGCTGCTCGTCATTATCGCCGACCTCAAGTAGGGACAAAGATAAGCACATTTTGAAGTTTGAAGAAATATTGGAGGAGATGAAAGATTTTCAGGATCTAGTAAATGATGAACACAAGGAGAAAAGGAAAATATATAAGAATCTAGTAACCAACACAAgcaaatatataataaagatGGAGCAAGATCTTGAGAAGAATAAAACAGAAAGAAACAAGCAAGTCTTGTTAATTTATCGCAATCTCAGTAACTCAATTGATTTATTCTGGAAAAAAATCGAAAAGTTTGCATGGGAACATTTGAAGAAGGATTTACAGCAAGAACTtataaagaagaaaaagCAAAACCTTGATAAGTTCATCCAGGATGCAATCAAGGTATCAATTAATGACCAAGATAGATATATACTTGACAAGAAGATTAAAACCGTTACTACGCAACCCCAGACCActcaaaatattaatcatTCGGAACCCCAAAATCACATACCAAAaccaaaaaataaaaatcaGCAAGATAAGGTTGGATCCCCTAAGCCTAATGTATCTAATGATGAGGATCAGGTAGAGGATGAGTATGTATTGAATAAGGATGAGGAGCGTATGGAGTTAGATGATTTGAAATTGGAAGATGAAATGGATTCTGACAAGGAAGAGaatgaattaaatgatttacAAAAAGAAGCTGAAATGCCATTagaagaattattaaaaatgtatcaAAATCAGACTGATGAACAATCGGAAGAACCAGATTATGATGAAATTGAACAAGTGACTGATTCAGACGAAGCTCAAGCGAGTGACCGAGACGAAGCTGAAAAGGTGAGTGACTCAGAAGCTGACAGAGTATCTGAACTTTCTATGTCTGATGACCCACAATCTCCTAATTCTGATAGATATGAATCTTCCAAGCCTAATGTATCTAATGATGAGGATCAGGTAGAGGATGAGTATGTATTGAATAAGGATGAGGAGCGTATGGAGTTAGATGATTTGAAATTGGAAGATGAAATGGATTCTGACAAGGAAGAGAATGAATTGAATGATTTACAAAAAGAAGCTGAAATGCCATTagaagaattattaaaaatgtatcaAAATCAGAGTGATGAAGCTGATGTGCCAGTACCTAAAaagaaatataaatataaaaaagaTGATAGTAATAAAGTAGAGATTAAAACCAATAAAACTCAAAAGGATGAAGAATCGTCCAAAAGTAAGATGGAAAAGGTTTTAACTGAAGAACAAAATAACAGGGTTCAAGTTAACCAAGAGGAAGATGATGTAGATATAGAAGTACCATTTCTAATCAAGGGAGTTTTGAGACCGTACCAAAAAGAAGGCCTGAGGTGGTTAGTATCGCTTTATGAAAGGAACATCAACGGAATACTGGCAGATGAAATGGGACTGGGAAAGACACTCCAGACGATCTGCTTGTTGGCATACTTGGCATGTAATAAGGGGAATTGGGGACCtcatataataattgttcCAACTAGCATACTGTTGAACTGGGTAATGGagtttaacaaattttGCCCAGGTTTCAAAGTCCTGGCGTATTACGGAACACCAGCAGAAAGAGCGAAAAAGAGGACGGGTTGGAACAAACCGTACTCATTCAACGTCTTAATTTCATCATACACCATTGTGGTCCAGGATTCGTATATACTAAAGAGAAGAGCATGGGAATACATGATACTCGACGAAGCACAAAACATCAAAAACTTCACCTCAAAGCGTTGGCAAACATTGTTGACatttaatacaaaatttagaCTGTTATTAACAG GAACACCACTTCAGAACTCACTGCAGGAATTGTGGTCACTTATGCATTTCATACTCCCGAACATATTCACGTCGCACAcacaatttaatatttggTTCACAGACCCGTTGAATCAAGCACTCGATAACATGTACAGCAATAACCCGCTCTTCACAGATAATGAACTTGAAAAGAAGAACAAGGAAAGAGAagaaatgaataaaaataacatgGAACTAGTTGAAAAACTCCATGCAATATTCAGACCATACTTGTTGAGAAGATTGAAAAAAGATGTGGAGAAGCAAATGCCCTCAAAATATGAACATGTGCTCAAGTGCACATTAACGAAAAGACAACAAGTGCTTTATGATGAGTATATTCACCTATACAATTTTTCTTCAAATAAGGAAGCAAGTAAAGAAGAGAGACTGAGCTATAGAAGTATGCTTAATATTCTGATACAGCTGAGGAAAATTTGCAATCATCCAGATCAACTCAAATCACGAGATGCCCAAATACCAATTGAATTCAATATAAACACGCTCCAACTGCCATACCTCTTTCAAATCAGTGATAAACTGAAACACAATTTCGATAATCGCAACCTTACAAATAAGATTAATAATAGTGGAAAGTCATTTTTAGAAGTGTGTTCTAAAAGAAAAAGAACTGAAAGGCTGATAGTTGATAAGAGAATTAAGAAGAGAAGGGTAGATCTAAACTCTCAACTTAGTTTCCTTTCTTTGAATAATCTGGTTTCAAGTACATTCGACGATAATAAGGAGGTTTTGAATCAGAATTTTGTAACTGATGTAGATTTAGAGAAACCCAATAACTATAATCACTATAACGGATATGGCATAAATAGTGAAAAGTTGAAGTCTGAGCCACAGAATAATAGTGAAGTCACTAAGAGAAATATGATAAACAAGTTGTCAAGAGAACAATTATTGCAGGGTCAAAAGATAAATTTGGGTCCAATGAACGATAATTTTAAAGCTAGAAAACTAACAGTGAACCAAAACCCAAGTGACGAACTCAGTAATAAGATGTTGAGCCAAAAACTGCTAAACAGACAAGATAACATACTCAACCTCAACTTGAAGAATAActtggaaataaataaaataattgagTCATACCTGATATTGATTTTGAATTTCTTGTTAATATCAGTCAAAGTAGTTAGTAAGCCAGTAAAGTTATACTTTTCTGGAACCCAGGGAATTAActacaataataaaaacgACTGGTACATGAACGAAGTCAAAACAAAACTCCTGAAAAGAGATGACAAGAAGTATTATAAAGAGAATAAAGTGACCGTTGAAGCAGTTAACTCAAATTATAAGCTCCTTTTTCCCTCAAGACGCTCAATCAATGACGACTGCGGGAAATTTAAGGTTTTGGGGCCCTTGCTACTGAAACTAAAGTCTGAGGATCATAGGTGTATCATTTATACCCAGTTCTCGAAAATGTTAGATATTCTAGAAAACTGGATTAACTTCATGGGCTTCACATACATTAGACTTGACGGCTCAACAAag ATCGACATGAGACAGAAGATAATAAACAGGTTCAACGAAAACACTAAGATTTTCCTTTTCATAAGTTCTACGAGAACTGGCGGAGTTGGGATAACACTGACGGGAGCCGACACTGTTATCTTCTACGACACTGATTGGAATCCAGCAATCGACCGTCAAGCGATGGACAG atgTCATAGAATTGGACAAACTAAAGACGTGAACGTGTATAGACTAATCACTGAACACACGGTTGAGGAGAATATATGGAGGAAACAGTTACAAAAAAGAAAGTTGGACGACTTGATAGTTGATCAGGGACAATTTGACGTCCAGCACAATAACTGGTTCTCAAACTTGGACACTTTGATAAACATATTTCAG aataaGAGAGATGAGCAAGATGAAGAGGATATTTACGGGAAGAAGATACTCCATGAAAGCAACGTAGATGAGACGCAATTTCAAACAAAAGGAGTGCAGAACATTAAGATGCTCATTGAAGTTGAGGATGCAGACGACTCAATGGCCTTGAAGAAACTTAAGAAGGAAAACgagaatataaataaacaG GATTTCGAAACTGATCTTATCAACAGCATCCCCGGACTGGTCACTTATTGCATACAATTCCTGCTCAAATACCAGACAGTGACGTTGGAAAGACAAGTTGAGAATATGAAGCTGAAAATACAAATCGAAGACTATCAGAACCAGCAAAACAACGAACAGGAGGAGGACGAAGACGATATATACACCGACTACACAAGTTCTGAAAACGAAGAACTATCACAAGAGGATGAACTGTCAGAAGATTCACAGTAA